In Lewinellaceae bacterium, a single window of DNA contains:
- a CDS encoding gliding motility-associated C-terminal domain-containing protein, with protein MNAFRLFCLAVLMLFSGFSQTAAQTFAGQGGLPFPPGAPAQSVGNTSSFAVVSGVGALGACLQIDNVTIDLEHTWVGDIALFLISPSGSVLELSSGNGGSGDNYQVTTFSDAAFAFITAGAPPFNGGFRPEGRQQDTNCFCPNANAQGTFTFANTFDGENADGAWQLLLVDYVTADVGTLNGWSITFAANGTGPVANPITLVECSTGGGQAVFNLTSIESAVSGGSGNPVLWYTDMQATNPLVNPANYVSGAGTVYAVVQGPGCNSNPAPITLSIAPGPVAIPQMVDVCDNCAGWAQADLTNYNNTVNGGSGNTVNWWADPNATLPVPNPASVQVFGGSYWATVQNGSCESAPVEVDFTLVIPNCGASASLSACNTGSGTGVFDLTSVNNVVNLGTNDQVNWYADQNATIPIANPAAYISGGGTVFAVVFDGTCPSFPRGVTLTVTQGSGSANPAALNECDSGTGQAVYNLTTVENIVNGGSGAPVSWWADAGATVPIANPVNYASAGGTVYATVNQGACSSLPAPVSLSLSPAPTLILTLTPTVCAGETFDLSTVVSTPSGLPITFHTATPPTPANQLPSSVIAPPASTIYYAFVDDGAGCANQLPIPVTVTPASTPQLSAAGVCENEPSFALTALQDPAFPTGTWSGPGVSGASFSPAGLTGTVTLTFDPSAPCSQPGTTTITLFPQAAPTLSTANICASETNFNLISLQDPAFPGGAWSGPGVTGSSFNATGLSGPAVLFYTPVQPCAIPASTTVNVTPSVAPALGTDGLCSSDPPYPLDNLADPAFPSGAWSGPGVTGNFFNPSGLSGAVTLTFLSDENCAIPVSTTLSVAPSATPQLGSATVCASEASVDLTTLQDPAFPTGTWSGPGVSGSVFSPAGLTGTVTLSFEPFAPCPEPATTIITILPEAAPSLGTASVCASGSGVNLTALQDPAFPGGAWSGPGVTGNIFDPQGQSGPVALIFAPNSNCGLPATTIISVNQPPAAAALDVACSSNNVDYTVSFNISGGDPGSYVVNGQPSGPAFASPPIPSGSPYSFQVDDGNGCGPVAVTGSFNCDCATFAGSMNQAGGPVEVCSGATFTASFNNNALLDGNDVLLFVLHDAPGGALGNVLAVSATPAFGLPAGGQLGTTYYISAVAGNDDGSGSFDPADGCLSVASGVPVVFYDVTAGIGPGGSICAGDCFEVGLSFNGVAPFVLSYEAVTPNGSATETLDASQPNIQLTVCPASLGVSAGQISIRPISLTDANGCNVPFPGNQDIAIEVLPATSASLSPTLCPGERLTVNGAIYDASNPTGTEVIPNGSAQGCDSTVNVNLSFYPEAVSELTTVLCPGGSIEVNGTVYNGANPAGTVIIPGGSAQGCDSIVNVNLSFYPEAVGQLSPVLCTGGSVIVNGTVYNEANPSGVELLPGAGANGCDSLVEVALSFNDVVAFGLAETLCPGESRVVNGVVYDASNPAGTEVFPNGSAQGCDSIVNVSLSFYPEAVGELTTVLCPGGSLAVNGTVYDEANPAGTEVFPNSSAQGCDSIVNVSLSFYPEAVFELVQTLGPGGSIVVNGTVYNEANPAGTEVLVNAAANGCDSTVLISLSFEAAALTLAASAVPPTCAGEEDGQVIIENISGGDGNYFIALNGQPPFAAGALPAIVDGLPPGSYRLEVTDGSGLAAVVTGTVPEAGALFLDLGDDVLIELGSDVPLSANTNITPASLLWEPADFLSCTDCLSPVVEQPTAGIRYRLTLTDENGCTASDEVEIALTKIRDIFIPNAFSPNGDSRNDRLTAFAGADAVLIRSFRIFDRWGGAVFEQSGFPPNDPAWGWDGTRQGEPLNAGVFVYFAEVEFLDGTARLFKGEVLLMR; from the coding sequence ATGAACGCCTTCCGCTTGTTCTGCCTCGCTGTCCTTATGCTGTTTTCCGGTTTTTCCCAAACCGCTGCTCAAACTTTTGCTGGCCAGGGTGGCCTCCCCTTTCCTCCGGGAGCCCCCGCACAGTCCGTCGGCAATACGAGTTCCTTTGCGGTGGTCAGCGGGGTGGGCGCCCTGGGCGCCTGCCTGCAAATTGATAATGTGACCATCGACCTGGAGCATACCTGGGTGGGCGACATTGCCCTTTTCCTCATCAGCCCTTCCGGGTCGGTGCTCGAGCTCAGCTCCGGCAACGGGGGCTCGGGCGATAATTACCAGGTGACGACTTTCTCGGATGCCGCCTTCGCCTTCATCACGGCCGGCGCTCCGCCGTTTAACGGTGGCTTCCGGCCGGAAGGGCGCCAGCAGGACACCAACTGCTTCTGCCCCAACGCCAACGCCCAGGGCACTTTTACCTTTGCCAATACCTTCGACGGCGAAAATGCGGATGGCGCCTGGCAATTGTTGCTCGTCGACTACGTCACTGCGGATGTGGGCACGCTGAATGGCTGGTCCATTACCTTTGCGGCAAACGGGACTGGGCCGGTGGCCAACCCGATTACACTCGTAGAATGCAGCACCGGTGGCGGGCAGGCTGTATTCAACCTCACGTCCATAGAGAGTGCGGTTAGCGGGGGCAGCGGCAATCCCGTACTTTGGTATACCGACATGCAGGCCACGAATCCACTTGTCAATCCGGCTAACTATGTCAGCGGCGCCGGAACGGTATACGCCGTAGTACAAGGCCCTGGTTGCAACTCGAACCCAGCGCCCATTACGTTATCGATCGCGCCTGGGCCGGTGGCCATTCCGCAGATGGTAGACGTGTGCGACAACTGCGCCGGCTGGGCACAGGCCGACCTGACCAATTACAACAATACCGTTAACGGCGGCAGCGGCAATACGGTCAATTGGTGGGCAGACCCCAACGCCACCTTGCCGGTGCCCAATCCTGCTTCCGTGCAGGTATTCGGCGGTTCCTACTGGGCTACCGTGCAGAACGGAAGCTGCGAATCTGCCCCGGTGGAGGTAGACTTTACCCTTGTCATTCCCAATTGTGGCGCGAGCGCCTCCCTTTCCGCCTGCAACACCGGCAGTGGCACGGGCGTATTCGACCTGACTTCCGTCAACAACGTGGTCAACCTCGGAACCAATGACCAGGTGAACTGGTACGCAGACCAGAACGCCACCATTCCCATTGCCAATCCTGCCGCCTATATTTCAGGGGGTGGAACGGTTTTTGCCGTTGTTTTTGATGGCACCTGCCCTTCCTTTCCCCGGGGCGTGACCCTAACTGTAACGCAGGGTAGCGGCAGTGCCAACCCTGCCGCCCTCAACGAGTGTGATAGCGGTACGGGGCAGGCGGTTTACAACCTCACCACAGTCGAAAATATCGTCAATGGCGGGTCGGGCGCTCCGGTATCCTGGTGGGCGGACGCCGGAGCTACCGTGCCCATTGCTAACCCGGTGAACTACGCAAGCGCCGGCGGTACCGTTTACGCTACGGTAAACCAGGGGGCCTGCAGCTCCCTGCCCGCGCCGGTCAGCCTGTCGTTGTCTCCCGCGCCAACCCTGATCCTGACGCTCACCCCCACGGTCTGCGCCGGGGAAACGTTCGACCTGAGCACCGTGGTGTCTACTCCGTCGGGGTTGCCCATCACCTTCCATACGGCCACGCCGCCCACGCCGGCCAATCAGCTGCCCTCATCGGTGATCGCCCCGCCGGCCAGTACGATCTATTACGCCTTCGTCGATGACGGGGCGGGGTGCGCCAACCAATTGCCGATACCCGTAACCGTTACGCCGGCATCCACGCCTCAGCTGTCTGCAGCCGGCGTTTGTGAAAACGAACCCAGCTTCGCCCTGACGGCCCTGCAGGACCCCGCTTTCCCAACTGGCACGTGGAGCGGCCCCGGCGTGTCCGGCGCCTCCTTCTCCCCCGCCGGCCTGACGGGAACCGTCACCCTGACTTTCGATCCTTCTGCCCCCTGCTCTCAGCCGGGAACTACTACCATTACCCTATTTCCACAGGCTGCGCCCACTCTCAGCACGGCCAATATTTGCGCAAGCGAAACCAATTTCAACCTCATCAGCCTGCAGGACCCCGCTTTTCCGGGCGGCGCCTGGAGCGGGCCGGGCGTGACGGGCAGCTCGTTTAACGCTACCGGGCTGAGCGGGCCGGCCGTTTTGTTCTACACGCCGGTGCAACCCTGCGCCATTCCGGCATCCACCACCGTCAACGTCACTCCGTCCGTGGCGCCGGCGCTCGGCACGGACGGGCTCTGCAGCAGCGACCCGCCCTACCCGCTGGATAACCTCGCCGACCCCGCTTTTCCCAGCGGCGCCTGGAGCGGGCCGGGCGTGACGGGCAATTTTTTCAACCCCTCGGGCCTGTCGGGCGCCGTTACGCTGACTTTTTTGTCTGATGAAAATTGCGCCATTCCGGTGTCCACTACCTTGTCGGTAGCGCCATCTGCCACCCCGCAGCTGGGCAGCGCCACCGTCTGCGCAAGCGAGGCCAGTGTCGACCTGACAACGTTGCAGGACCCCGCTTTCCCAACCGGCACGTGGAGCGGGCCCGGCGTGTCCGGCAGCGTTTTCTCCCCCGCCGGCCTGACGGGAACCGTAACGCTATCCTTCGAGCCTTTCGCGCCCTGCCCCGAACCTGCGACCACCATCATTACCATACTGCCGGAGGCGGCGCCCAGCCTCGGCACGGCCAGCGTTTGCGCGAGCGGCTCAGGCGTCAACCTGACGGCCCTGCAGGACCCCGCCTTTCCGGGCGGCGCCTGGAGCGGCCCCGGCGTGACGGGCAATATTTTCGACCCACAGGGGCAAAGCGGGCCGGTGGCCCTCATCTTTGCTCCGAACAGCAACTGCGGCCTGCCGGCAACGACGATCATCTCCGTCAACCAGCCACCGGCCGCCGCCGCTCTGGACGTGGCCTGCTCCTCCAATAATGTGGACTATACCGTGAGCTTCAATATCAGCGGCGGCGATCCGGGCAGCTATGTGGTGAATGGCCAGCCGAGCGGCCCTGCTTTCGCCTCGCCGCCGATACCCAGCGGCAGCCCCTACAGTTTCCAGGTGGACGACGGCAACGGCTGCGGGCCGGTGGCGGTAACCGGCAGTTTCAACTGCGACTGCGCAACCTTTGCCGGATCGATGAACCAGGCCGGCGGTCCCGTTGAAGTGTGCAGCGGTGCGACGTTCACCGCAAGCTTTAACAACAACGCCCTGCTGGACGGCAATGACGTGCTGCTGTTTGTCCTCCACGACGCGCCCGGCGGCGCGCTGGGCAACGTTCTGGCGGTTAGCGCTACGCCGGCATTCGGGCTGCCGGCGGGAGGGCAGTTGGGAACTACCTATTACATCAGCGCCGTCGCCGGCAATGACGACGGCAGTGGCAGCTTTGATCCCGCAGATGGATGCCTTTCCGTTGCCAGCGGCGTGCCGGTCGTATTTTATGATGTGACCGCCGGGATAGGCCCCGGCGGCAGCATCTGCGCCGGCGATTGCTTCGAGGTGGGCCTGTCGTTCAATGGCGTGGCGCCCTTTGTATTGTCCTATGAAGCCGTCACGCCGAACGGCAGCGCTACGGAAACCCTCGACGCTTCCCAACCCAATATCCAGCTGACCGTTTGCCCCGCTTCCCTCGGGGTGTCTGCCGGACAGATTTCCATACGCCCCATCAGCCTGACAGATGCCAATGGCTGCAATGTACCGTTTCCCGGCAACCAGGACATCGCGATCGAAGTGCTGCCGGCAACGTCCGCCAGCCTCTCGCCCACCCTCTGCCCCGGCGAGCGCCTGACGGTCAATGGCGCCATCTATGATGCATCGAACCCCACAGGCACGGAAGTCATCCCCAACGGCTCGGCTCAGGGCTGCGACAGCACGGTGAACGTGAACCTGAGTTTCTATCCGGAAGCGGTGAGCGAGTTAACAACGGTGCTCTGCCCCGGCGGCAGCATCGAGGTAAACGGCACAGTATACAACGGGGCCAACCCGGCCGGCACAGTAATCATCCCGGGCGGCTCGGCGCAGGGCTGCGACAGCATCGTGAATGTAAACCTGAGTTTTTACCCGGAAGCGGTGGGGCAGTTGTCGCCCGTGCTCTGCACCGGGGGTAGCGTCATCGTCAACGGCACAGTTTATAACGAAGCCAACCCATCTGGAGTGGAGCTCCTGCCCGGCGCCGGCGCCAACGGCTGCGATTCTCTGGTGGAGGTGGCGCTGAGCTTCAACGATGTGGTTGCCTTCGGCCTGGCGGAAACCCTTTGCCCCGGCGAGAGCCGGGTGGTCAATGGCGTGGTGTATGATGCGTCCAACCCGGCGGGCACGGAAGTTTTTCCCAACGGTTCGGCGCAGGGCTGCGACAGCATCGTGAACGTGAGCCTGAGCTTTTACCCCGAAGCGGTGGGCGAGTTAACGACGGTACTCTGCCCCGGCGGCAGTTTGGCGGTCAACGGCACGGTGTACGACGAGGCCAACCCGGCGGGCACGGAAGTGTTTCCCAACAGCTCGGCGCAGGGCTGCGACAGCATCGTGAACGTGAGCCTGAGTTTTTACCCGGAAGCAGTTTTTGAACTGGTGCAAACCTTAGGGCCGGGAGGCAGCATCGTCGTCAACGGCACGGTGTACAACGAGGCCAATCCGGCCGGCACGGAAGTGCTGGTTAATGCAGCAGCCAATGGGTGCGACAGCACGGTCCTCATCTCGCTGTCCTTTGAGGCGGCGGCATTGACCCTGGCGGCCAGTGCGGTTCCGCCCACCTGTGCCGGCGAGGAAGACGGGCAGGTCATCATCGAAAACATCAGCGGCGGGGACGGCAATTATTTCATTGCGCTGAACGGGCAGCCGCCTTTTGCGGCAGGCGCTTTGCCGGCGATTGTCGATGGCCTGCCGCCCGGCAGCTATCGGCTGGAGGTGACCGACGGGTCGGGGCTGGCTGCGGTGGTGACAGGCACGGTGCCGGAAGCCGGTGCCCTCTTCCTCGACCTGGGGGACGACGTGCTCATCGAGCTTGGCAGCGACGTGCCGTTGAGCGCCAATACCAACATCACCCCCGCGTCCCTATTGTGGGAACCTGCAGATTTTCTCTCCTGTACCGACTGCCTCTCCCCCGTGGTGGAACAACCGACGGCGGGCATCCGCTACCGGCTCACCCTCACCGATGAGAACGGCTGCACCGCGAGCGACGAGGTGGAAATAGCCCTTACGAAGATTCGCGACATTTTCATTCCCAACGCCTTCAGCCCCAACGGCGACAGCCGGAACGACCGCCTGACGGCCTTTGCCGGCGCGGATGCCGTCCTGATCCGCTCCTTCCGCATTTTTGACCGGTGGGGCGGGGCGGTCTTCGAGCAGTCCGGGTTCCCTCCCAATGACCCCGCCTGGGGATGGGACGGCACGCGCCAGGGCGAGCCGCTTAATGCAGGCGTATTCGTCTATTTCGCCGAAGTGGAATTCCTGGACGGAACGGCCCGGCTGTTCAAGGGGGAGGTGCTGCTGATGCGGTAG